In one window of Zhihengliuella sp. ISTPL4 DNA:
- a CDS encoding MFS transporter has product MTSSSASGRDTSQRRIAFATIIGTTIEWYDFFIYATSAGLVFAQLFFQPAGKEIGLLLSFATVGISFLFRPLGAFLAGHFGDVLGRRTMLVLTLVMMGAATTLIGLLPTYAQIGIAAPILLLLLRILQGLSAGGEWGGAVLMAVEHAPADRRGRAGSWPQLGVPLGFLLASGVTALMTGVVSPGAAYLEWGWRVPFLVSVVLIVVGFIIRRSVSESPVFAEIARRGRQSQAPIVTLFQRHWYLVLLAALVFAGNGTLGYMTTGGFLNSYAINVQSLDTTAVLVAASVAAVVWFLSTLAAGYLSDTIGRRSTFLIGFALQALVVFPIFWLVDHGGLPGLYTALVLISTGLGLTYGPLAAWYSEIFPASIRFSGVSITYAIGAVLGGAFAPMIAQLLLDKTGTTMAVSAYLLLASLLGGAATLCLRDRSGIPLGPDHESEQATGATMFRSPPTAPVLVTK; this is encoded by the coding sequence ATGACCTCCTCTTCTGCTTCTGGCCGCGACACCTCGCAGCGCCGCATCGCCTTCGCGACGATCATCGGCACGACCATCGAGTGGTACGACTTCTTCATCTATGCGACGAGTGCCGGGCTCGTCTTCGCTCAGCTCTTCTTCCAGCCGGCAGGCAAGGAGATCGGTCTGCTGCTCTCCTTCGCCACCGTCGGCATCTCGTTCCTCTTCCGTCCGCTCGGTGCCTTCCTGGCGGGGCACTTCGGCGATGTCCTCGGACGGCGCACGATGCTCGTCCTCACCCTGGTCATGATGGGCGCGGCCACCACGCTCATCGGCTTGCTGCCGACGTACGCCCAGATCGGCATCGCCGCGCCGATCCTGCTCCTGCTGTTGCGGATCCTGCAGGGCCTCTCCGCCGGCGGCGAGTGGGGCGGTGCGGTCCTCATGGCAGTGGAGCACGCCCCGGCCGATCGGCGCGGTCGTGCGGGGTCGTGGCCCCAGCTCGGGGTACCCCTCGGGTTCCTGCTCGCCTCCGGTGTGACGGCGCTCATGACCGGAGTCGTCTCCCCGGGCGCGGCGTACCTGGAGTGGGGTTGGCGTGTGCCGTTCCTGGTGAGCGTCGTGCTCATCGTCGTGGGATTCATCATCCGGCGCTCCGTCTCGGAGAGTCCCGTCTTCGCTGAGATCGCGCGGCGCGGACGGCAGTCCCAGGCGCCGATCGTGACCCTGTTCCAGCGCCACTGGTACCTCGTGCTCCTGGCGGCGCTCGTGTTCGCGGGCAACGGCACGCTCGGCTACATGACGACGGGCGGCTTCCTCAACAGCTACGCGATCAACGTGCAGAGCCTCGACACGACGGCCGTGCTCGTCGCCGCGTCCGTGGCCGCGGTCGTCTGGTTCTTGTCGACCCTCGCCGCCGGATACCTCTCGGACACGATCGGGCGGCGGAGCACCTTCCTGATCGGTTTCGCGCTGCAGGCGCTCGTCGTCTTCCCGATCTTCTGGCTCGTTGATCACGGCGGACTCCCGGGGCTGTACACCGCGCTCGTCCTCATCTCGACCGGTCTCGGCCTCACCTACGGCCCCTTGGCCGCGTGGTACTCCGAGATCTTCCCCGCATCGATCCGGTTCTCCGGTGTCTCGATCACCTACGCGATCGGGGCGGTGCTGGGTGGCGCTTTCGCGCCGATGATCGCCCAGTTGCTGCTCGACAAGACCGGTACGACCATGGCCGTCTCGGCTTATCTCCTCCTCGCATCGCTGCTCGGCGGCGCGGCGACGCTGTGCCTCCGGGATC
- a CDS encoding LysR family transcriptional regulator → MRQLELFAALPNFPTLSAAAAHLHISESALSQAVTSLERTVGAQLCVRRKARGLTLTPTGQQFARQARRIVADAQELVLDARRGTELRGPVTLGCYASFATSVVPELLEGFPKRHPGVQLEIMIGTNEELLSALDAGDLDVALVYNVSLPAGYRRRRVYATELEVHLPPEHPLATAETLDLPDLADEPYIQYDASPGTRNVIDAFTARGLEPRIEARVSQLALVEALVGRGLGYGLLMSRPNTLPVSSEGRAVVIRPLDPPVTVSHVVGIWPADMTLTSRADALLDFAVEKLGDYGRADVRAADV, encoded by the coding sequence ATGAGGCAACTCGAATTGTTCGCCGCGCTGCCCAACTTCCCCACGCTCAGCGCCGCGGCGGCCCACCTGCACATCTCGGAGTCGGCGCTGTCGCAGGCGGTGACGAGCCTCGAGCGCACCGTGGGTGCGCAACTCTGCGTCCGACGGAAGGCCCGCGGCCTCACCCTGACGCCGACCGGTCAGCAGTTCGCCAGACAGGCCCGCCGCATCGTCGCTGACGCGCAAGAGCTCGTCCTCGATGCCCGACGCGGCACCGAGCTGCGCGGGCCGGTGACCCTCGGCTGCTACGCGAGCTTCGCCACCAGCGTCGTGCCCGAGCTGCTCGAGGGGTTCCCGAAGCGCCATCCGGGCGTGCAGCTGGAGATCATGATCGGCACGAACGAGGAGCTCCTTTCGGCGCTGGATGCGGGGGACCTCGACGTGGCTCTCGTGTACAACGTGTCGCTGCCCGCCGGGTACCGCCGGCGCCGGGTCTACGCCACCGAGCTCGAGGTCCACCTGCCGCCCGAGCACCCCCTGGCCACCGCCGAAACGCTGGATCTTCCGGATCTCGCCGACGAGCCCTACATCCAGTACGACGCCAGCCCGGGAACGCGTAACGTCATCGACGCCTTCACCGCACGCGGACTCGAACCGCGCATCGAGGCTCGTGTCAGTCAGCTCGCCCTGGTGGAAGCCCTCGTGGGCCGGGGTCTGGGCTATGGCCTGCTCATGTCCCGTCCCAACACCCTGCCCGTCAGCAGCGAGGGACGCGCCGTCGTGATCCGTCCCTTGGACCCTCCCGTGACCGTCTCCCATGTCGTCGGCATCTGGCCGGCCGACATGACCCTGACCTCGCGGGCCGACGCTCTCCTCGACTTCGCCGTGGAGAAGCTCGGCGACTACGGGCGGGCGGACGTGCGGGCGGCCGACGTCTGA
- a CDS encoding DUF488 domain-containing protein, with translation MAAPFFTIGHSTRTIDEFLGLVQESRVESVVDVRRLPGSKRYPQFDQDALASSLRAAGIAYHRAEGLTGRRPVSRDVPFETNAWWQNRSFHNYADHALSADFGQALDDLRAEGRARRVTVMCSESVWWRCHRRIIADHLLARDEVVRHILGPGHVDPAELSGGAVVGGDGTVTYPVG, from the coding sequence ATGGCTGCGCCCTTCTTCACCATCGGGCACTCCACCCGGACGATCGACGAGTTCCTGGGGCTGGTGCAGGAGAGCCGCGTGGAGAGTGTCGTCGACGTGCGGCGCCTGCCCGGCTCGAAGCGGTATCCGCAGTTCGACCAGGACGCCCTGGCCTCCTCCTTGCGCGCCGCCGGGATCGCCTACCACCGTGCGGAGGGGCTGACGGGTCGCCGCCCGGTCAGCCGGGATGTGCCGTTCGAGACCAATGCCTGGTGGCAGAACCGCAGCTTCCACAACTACGCGGATCACGCGCTGTCGGCGGATTTCGGGCAGGCTCTGGACGACCTCCGCGCCGAGGGTCGCGCGCGGCGCGTCACGGTCATGTGCTCGGAGAGCGTGTGGTGGCGGTGTCATCGACGGATCATCGCCGACCATCTCCTCGCGCGGGACGAGGTCGTCCGCCACATCCTCGGCCCTGGTCACGTCGACCCGGCAGAGCTCAGCGGTGGCGCCGTGGTGGGCGGGGACGGGACGGTCACCTATCCGGTCGGATGA
- a CDS encoding YihY/virulence factor BrkB family protein: MSKADTERSGSTAAPSPEHDEKPDNPTDLQKRSWKYVLVKSVREFSADQCMDGAAALTYYAVLSIFPAMIAVFSLLGVFGQGGAAADAVLGIIGDVAPPETAEALRGPIEQISQAPGAGIALVTGILLALWSASGYVGAFSRVMNRIYEIEEGRPFWKLRPMQLLVTLITVVSLAIVAIVLVLSGDVVSALGNAIGAGEGVQLAWSIAKWPLLLFVVVFLVAVLYYATPNAKQPKFRWISVGALVAIVVLAIATLGFVLYVTTFSNYERTYGSMAGVIVFLLWLWIANLALLFGAEFDAELERGRQLQAGIAAERDIQLPPRDTRQSDKRAEKETKDIEEGRRIRVENDHDDGDEASRDEQRRP; encoded by the coding sequence ATGTCGAAGGCAGACACCGAGCGGAGCGGATCGACAGCCGCACCCTCTCCCGAGCACGACGAGAAGCCGGACAACCCCACGGATCTGCAGAAGCGGTCGTGGAAGTACGTGCTCGTCAAGAGCGTGCGGGAGTTCTCCGCCGATCAATGCATGGACGGCGCGGCGGCACTCACGTACTACGCGGTGCTCTCGATCTTCCCCGCCATGATCGCCGTGTTCTCGCTGCTCGGCGTCTTCGGGCAGGGCGGAGCAGCCGCCGACGCCGTGCTCGGCATCATCGGCGACGTCGCACCGCCGGAGACGGCGGAGGCGCTGCGCGGACCCATCGAGCAGATCTCCCAGGCGCCGGGTGCCGGCATCGCCCTCGTCACCGGAATTCTCCTCGCGCTCTGGTCGGCGTCGGGCTACGTCGGCGCGTTCAGTCGGGTGATGAACCGCATCTACGAGATCGAGGAGGGACGGCCGTTCTGGAAGCTGCGGCCAATGCAGCTCCTCGTCACGCTCATCACCGTCGTCTCGCTGGCGATCGTCGCCATCGTGCTCGTCCTCTCCGGCGACGTGGTGTCGGCGCTGGGCAACGCGATCGGCGCCGGCGAAGGCGTGCAGCTCGCGTGGAGCATCGCGAAATGGCCGCTGCTGCTGTTCGTCGTCGTCTTCCTGGTGGCGGTCCTCTACTACGCGACACCGAACGCCAAGCAGCCCAAGTTCCGGTGGATCAGCGTGGGAGCCCTCGTGGCCATCGTGGTGCTGGCGATCGCCACCCTCGGGTTCGTGCTCTACGTCACCACCTTCTCGAACTACGAGCGCACCTACGGATCGATGGCGGGTGTCATCGTGTTCCTGCTGTGGCTGTGGATCGCGAACCTCGCGCTGCTGTTCGGCGCCGAATTCGACGCCGAACTGGAACGCGGTCGTCAGCTTCAGGCGGGTATCGCCGCCGAACGCGACATCCAGCTGCCGCCGCGCGACACCCGGCAGAGCGACAAGCGCGCGGAGAAGGAGACGAAGGACATCGAGGAGGGTCGCCGCATCCGCGTCGAGAACGATCACGACGACGGCGACGAGGCGTCGCGGGACGAGCAGCGACGACCCTGA